From the genome of Papilio machaon chromosome 1, ilPapMach1.1, whole genome shotgun sequence:
AAAGTTCCCACGCAACAGAATAATTTTCGGATGATATTTCTAACGCGTTTACTACCATTTCAGCACTTCCCTTTAATGACGATTTTAGGTAATGAAACTTTTGTATGTCGCTAATATCTGTCGAATTATGCACCAATGATAAATATGTGTCCCTATATTCTAGCCAGTGCTCGTATAAACCGTCGAAGGTAGGTAAAGTGATGACAGGTAATTTAATTGACGACTGATTTTGAGAACACATTTTAGAGCATTCAGCGACCTCCCTACCGACACCAAGAAGGGATTCAGCTTTTGAAAGTGTGCTGTAGTAACAGTCTTCGAATTGCTGACGCTGATTTAACTGCTCGTCGATATCGCACTCAGAGACAGTCTCCTCGAGCTTTGATTGTATGGAATTGAATTCCGAAAATAGAATGCCTGCCCCGTCCATGCGCAATTTTAAGTCTATCCTGGACTCCTGACCTAGCGgttttactaaattatgtaGATGATTAACAAATTTCGTTAACCTGCCCTTAAGAATACCTCTTTTCCTGATGAGGTCGCGAATTACCTGCTCAGCTTTCTCATctgtagtatttttatatggagACTTGTCCCTATCCATTAAAGGCATAATGGTGACTTGTGAAAATGGGAACAACCACAAAAGTACTCACCGGGCGGTGACGGGTATGTGCTCCTGGATCAACCCAAATCCTCGTAAAATGGCAAATCCACGATCCAAATATGGCTCGAAGGTCCAGTTTATGTAGCGGCGTGTGTGTAGCTACATATGGTTTGGCAAAAAACTAAAGTGTTGAGGCGTTTGAGGATTTGGAACTTTGAAATCAAACCAACGTATCGTCTTCCgtatttcaaatgtattctCGTTTTTGATACAATGATCTAGGATAGCGGGGTGGGGATAATTAGCCAATAGGCGACACGTACGTATATTGGTTTCGCACTTTGATTGGATATCACGATGTCACAGGAAACTAGCACTTAAGTCCTAAACAatgatattttacttttttagtaattttatgcAGACGTAAGTGCATAATAACACTAATGAAGATTACCGGCagagttaaaatttaaacttgcTAAGTTTAATCTTACCATTAAAAAGCTGTATCCAATCCATAATTCATCCCAACCCTGCGGACAAGTTGGCACTTCACTACTTTGGCTATGTATGGCGATTGTTCGTGTCGATGTCTCACAAACTTGACACCTGAAACAGTAAATAAAAGCTAGATAATggctttgtaaaatttaaaaaaaacaatttgcaaTTGTGTCGCACTAAACTGTTCATGagtgttatataaaaacaaggtttattactttttatttacgttagGCCTTCGAATACctcgaatattttttgttatttctcaTTGCTTCGAACTTTCATTTGGGTAAGTTCACCCAAAATTCATAGCTATCGATATTCATGACAAATGAACAGTTGAAGTGTCAAAGAACGCAAGTaggtacataattaaaattactaaccTTGATATGTAAGAGCCGACATCTCTAGCTTGAATAGGTTTCATCGCTATGGGCATGGGCTCCGGCGTGGACAGCCAGAAACTGTAATCCTCACGTTGAGCAAAGTCACAAACATTGTTAAGATTGCAGAACATGTAGGGCATGGTTGAGAACTTCCGAAGACAACTCCCAGGTGcacctatttaaaaattatttatattatcattaatttatattattacaatattatttcataggTATTCTAACATCGAACAACATCAAATTTTTCCTAATAAATACGCTTAAAATCTCTCaacaacatattaattaaattatagtttattttgtttatatagttagaatgttttatattatcttgATTAAACTACAAtcgttagtaaaattatttttattacttgcttgtatcaaaagtaaaaaaagaaacactcACCTAAATCTTGGCCGTGTGCTTTTGCATTTGCAACTATATGTATAAGGGAGAATCCTTCCCAGAGTGGTGATGTTCCCGCTGGACATTGTGGAATCATTCTGGTTTGTGAATGTACTGTGAAGTAAAATCCTCGTGATTTCGGTATCGGCGGTGGTGGCGCAGGTCTCCCCGGAGCCCCAGGAGCTCCACGTTGACCTTCATAACCTTCATACCCTATAATTCCTTTTATTCCTTGTGCGCCTTGAAGTCCTGGAAGCCCTACTGAGCCCATAAAACCGATGTCTCCTCTTTCACCTTTAACACCGAATATTCCACTGCGTCCACTTGGACCGGGCGGACCATCTTCACCGTGACGTCCAGGAAATCCGGGAGGCCCAATGTCACCTACAGGACCGGGTAATATTTCTGACGGATGAATAGTTTTACCTTTATCGCCTTTCATTCCTCTAGGTCCTTTAAGACCCGGCATGCCTTGCAACCCTTCTTCTCCTCTTTCTCCTTTAATACCCTTAGCGCCTTGCATACCAGTGTAACCGTCGAATCCAGCGTCACCCATATCACCCTTAATGCCTTGATAACCCTTTAACCCTTGCCATCCTTGATCGCCTCTCGCTCCCTTAGCACTAAAGGAAGACCCTATTTCACCGATATCTCCTGGTTTTCCCTGTAACCCAGGAATACCTTCCATTCCTCTAGGTCCAGGTTTTCCGGGTGCTCCTTGTCTGCCAGTAAAACCGTCCATACCTTTGAAACCCTTTGGACCCTGAAAACTTAATCCTGGTGGTCCACGTTCACCAATAGGTCCGGTTACACCATACTCTCCAGGAGCGCCTTTTTGTCCCATTGGTCCCGGCCATCCAGGAAGTCCATCAAATCCAGCTCTACCTTTTTGTCCTCTCTCAGCATTAATGCCATCTAATCCAGGCAATCCTGGTGGCCCTTGATCTCCTATTTGACCTTTTTCTCCTGGTAGACCGTCTTCACCAATCATTCCCTTGATACCAATTTCACCACGTTCTCCTTTAATTCCTTTGATTCCGAAGAAGCCATCGTCTCCTGTTGGTCCTTTAGGTCCAGGTATTCCATCAAATCCAATGTCTCCAATATCACCTTTTGTAGCTGGTAAACGGGTACTAATACCTCTCTCTCCACGTTCTCCTTTGAAACCCATTTCGCCTTTAACTCCTATTGGACCTTGCCAGCCCTCGTCTCCTGGAAGACCGGGTCTACCCATAATGCCAGGTTCCCCTTCCTTTCCTAAGTCTCCTTTTTCTCCAGTGGAGCCAACAAGACCCGCACTTCCCATTAGTCCCTTCATACCACGTAATCCATGTCTTCCTGGGACTCCAGGATTACCTGGATATCCTTTGTCACCTATGTCACCTGGTGGTCCATCGATTCCGTTGGACCCTAATTCGCCTTTTGTCCCATTAAGACCAGGATTACCTTGCGGTCCAGGCTCTCCTTGTTCCCCTTTTATACCTTCGTATCCTCCAATAGCTAATCCCGGGGATCCTTCGTCCCCTTTTGTTCCTTTGAGTCCGAAGATGCCAGGTTTACCAGATTCTCCGTCCACGCCTGGTTCTCCAACGTCACCTTTCATTCCTATTAATGCATTTTCCCCCCGCAACCCTTGTAAGCCGGGGAATCCTTCGTCTCCTCGCACTCCTTTGACTCCGTTTAAGCCATCTAGACCAGGTAATCCTGCTAAACCTTGGTCGCCTCTATAGCCCTTAACTCCTTCAGGTCCTGGAGGCCCTGGTTTTCCAGGTTGTCCTTGATAACCTTGAGCTCCATCCTCACCTCTATCTCCAACTTCACCTTGAGATCCGGGTGTTCCCATAATTCCCGGGAAGCCGGGGAATCCAACTGGTCCCATATCTCCAGTCCATCCACGAATCCCAACTCGACCAGCTTCTCCTTTTACGCCTTTAGGTCCGACATCACCTTGTATGCCGTTTAATCCTTGCAAACCTGGTTCACCGATTTGACCCATGGGGCCAGGGAATCCTGGTCGTCCAGGTATTCCTGGAGCACCCTGTATTTGGATACCGGGTAGGCCTTTTCGACCctggaaatataaaatgttaagaatTAAGAgcattcatttaaataagagCTTTATATTTTCATGCATCTTTCATCTACAGACGGGGattcaaaataatgtataaaacactTAATGGTCCATTCAAATAGTATGATGGgtaatacagaaataaaaacagacgCACCCACTTTGCCTTCCAGGCgaagtcaaaaataaatcgatgaatcaaatttgttaataaattcaacttaCTGGCGGTCCTCGTGGTCCATCCGGACCGATGTCTCCTGGAAGTCCAGTGATGCCCTTAATTCCCATGATACCGGCGCGACCGGGTGTGCCTGGGTACCCTGGTTCACCGACATCACCTCGATCGCCGCGGTAGCCGTCTATACCTTTCTCACCATAAATTGTAGCAAGGCCAACCTCGCCTCTTGATCCTTTATGCCCTTTATTGCCTCCAAATCCTAGGGGTCCTCGTTGACCACGTGTGCCCGGTTCTCCGCTGGGACCTATTTCACCTTTTTCGCCAACAAATCCCTTTATTCCGACAGGGCCTTGTATAGATCTGCCTGGAAGCCCGTCATCACCGGGAATACCTCTAAACCCGTCGTATCCCATATCGCCACGGTCTCCTTTTCTTCCGcgataacctaaaaatataataattattagatagTGTTCATCATATTATCAAGATCtacttactattttaattccaCGTATTGGTcttgctataaaaattaacatgcaggatttgtattataataagtattgGAGAGGCGAAGACGCTAAATGCAGATTTACTCGATAGATGTCGGGACCTATCAGATATTGTTGGAAATATGATGCAGTTATTTAGATATAACTATACAATTCAAACCTTTTATTCCTGGAACTCCAGGAGGTCCGCGTTCACCCTTAGCATTAATACCGTTTGCTACAGATTCACCAACCTCTCCTGGCTGGCCAGGTTCTCCAACCTCTCCATGTTGACCTCTGAAACGTATATTTGCTGATACAAATCTCTCAATAATTATTGGTGAAATAATTTGCTTAAATCGGAAGGGGTCTAATTTGGCcatcaaaaatttaacatatttataaaatcccGATTCATAAAGcctataaacataaaataataaagcagtAAGTACCGCCATAGTAGAGTACTTATACTTATTTAAGTtagaaattatacatttaaacattagcTTCCTTGAATTATCAATTACATCtatcttatcttatatatatatatatatataaaagaaagtcgtgttagttacactatttataactcaagaacggctgaatcgatttcactgaaaattggtgggttagcttagaaccaggaaaaggacataggataatttttaccccgttttctattttttattccgcgcggacggagtcgcgggtaataactagtttatatatataaaagaaagtcgtgttagttacactatataTAACTCAATAtgggtcgaactgatttagctgaaaattgatggggagatagctttgaactaggagacggacattgGAACTGTTTTTATcgtgtgtgcatttttttttattccgcgcggacggagtcgcgggtaaaagctagttcttgATTCTtgataaaacatgtttatgaATTGGTATGTACagattactatattttatgtttaaatatttaaataggtttatttgatttacttAATGCCAGCTTCTCCTTTGTCTCCTCGCAGGAAAGCCATGGGTATATCAGCTGGCGCTCCGGGCCACCCGGGGGCGCCATCTCTTCCTCTTGATCCGTTTCGTCCTGGCAATCCAGGGTAGCCGAAGTCTCCGATCCTTCCCTTGATACCTGGTGGGCCTGCGTCTCCTCTGAGTCCAGGCCAACCTCCGTCTCCGGGCAGTCCAGGGTAACCTATAAagcctatttaaaaaaatcaggtAAATTAAAGTGatgtttattcataaaaaaaaaacaataacatggCACACGgtttatttaacaatgtaatttaGCAGATCGtgttttttactgtaaaaaatttgtaaagaaTTTGACATCGAAATTGATAAAAgatactaataattttaacaattattttaggaTGTTATCAAATTCATCAAAACCTCTGGTTGAGGTTTTTTGTGCCTAGCTCATAGgacgttaatatttttgtgtatgtaatatatacaCACTATGTTTATGGTTTTTTGTCCgtagatcttactaatattataaatgcaaaattttagatggatggatggatggacgtttgatCTCCATAACGGCTTATGGGATCGCGctgtaatttggcatagacgtagaacattatctggaagaacacataggctacaattagtagttttttttttaaaaccgcGCGACCAACAATAAATCGTTCAAAATAATCTACGTGTaaagaaatttttgtttacaatgcCCATGCGCTATGATCATTGAGGATATACACTTCAaagatgtatttattaacaacCCGTAACTTCTTAATATTTGAACGAAATTTTTCCTTGTTTCATTTATTCCATGATCTTACCGATGTCCCCTGGAGGACCTCTTTCTGCTAAGGTCAAATCCAATGGTGGACGAATAAGCTTCCCCTTTTGACCTTTCAGTCCTTGTGGTCCCGCCATACCAGATTGTCCCTTATTTCCTTTTACACCCTTGGCCCCCGGTATGCCAGAAGTACCCGGCAAACCAGTTTGGCCGCGTGGTCCTGGCAATCCTTCAAATCCTGGATACCCTTTTTGTCCTGGAAATCCGCTATCACCTCTTTGTCCCTTAGGTCCAGGTAAACCTGTATTagatgtaaacaaaattgtattgcAATAgcattaatacatatatataaagattaaataagtGGCTATTTGTCTACTATTGCTATTTGTATTCTAATCAGCTAGCAAAACAAAAGAGATGTCGTTTTTACAACAAATTGCatataagtttatatttagagGTCACAagataatgtaattataacttttaggACTAATACGTACATCTTTCTGGTAAACTCCTAAACAAGAACAAAGAAATGTGTATACACAGTATCTAAAGTATTGaaaaagcttaataaataTGCAGTACATacttacttaataagtataaaattaagttatcaCTTGCCTGATTTACAGAATGGGCAATCGTCACCTCTCGGTCCTTTCAAGCCCGGAAATCCCGGTCGGCCCGAAGTGCCAGGGTCACCAACCATACCAGGCGGCCCTGGTGGTCCGGTGTCTCCTTGTGGTCCCATACCATGCACTCCACGGCCAGGATAGCCTGGTTGACCCATAAACCCAGGTTCCCCTCTATCTCCTCTTGCTCCAGGGACACCGTCAGTTCCTGGCATGCCATCTTCACCATCAGGACCTTTTACTGTTGCTCCTTTAAACCCTTTTGGACCTAATGTACCAGGCAATCCTTGAAAACCGGGAGGACCTCGAGGTCCAGGTAGGCCTTTGCGTCCGTCGCTACCTGGTTCTCCTTTAGGAGAGATTCCTGGGTTACCTACCCTTCCAGGAAATCCTTTGACACCTGGATAACCAGGTGGTCCCATAATGCCGGGTAATCCTTTTGAACCATCAATTCCTGGAGCTCCTACAGGGCCCATATAACCTATCGGACCCTGTGGTCCCTGAGCACCTGGTAGTAAAGgttcatttaaactttcatcGAAAATTCCGGGTTCACCCATAGGTCCTTGTTCTCCAGGAATTCCTGGTCTGCCATCTTCTCCTGGCCCGCCTGGTATCCCATCTTCTCCGTCTAAACCtaggaaacctggtgcaccttTATCTCCCTTAGGACCTGGAGGTCCATCTTTTCCTCTACGGCCAGGTTTTCCTCTGGAACCATCTTCTCCTTGATCTCCTTTGTAACCTTGTGGACCATTTAGACCATATGGACCCTAAATACATAAAAGCACAAGAATTGATTACATTGCACCACAACATGTATTATCTGAATAGTTTTAATccgtaaatattttacttaccaTTTGACCTCTTGAACCTATTTCTCCTTTTAGTCCTTTTACACCTTGCATTCCTTTAAGCCCTTTCTCACCTTTGTCTCCTCTAGCTACAATGCTTAAATTGTGCTTAAACGTATCTATATTGAGTATGGTTGCTGGTCTTCCAGGTTCACCAATTTCTCCTTGATCTCCTTTTATTCCCGGTGGTCCTACGGTTATATCACCTGGATCTCCTCTGTAACCTGGTTCTCCTTTAATACCCATTATAC
Proteins encoded in this window:
- the LOC106710676 gene encoding collagen alpha-5(IV) chain gives rise to the protein MSGPARARTKVLHLVVTVTLLLHWIPQPTAAVICNQTVCDCSGLKGDRGDPGPPGIPGLQGDYGDDGPEGRLGIQGEPGDWGEKGDVGDKGERGADGPYGVRGYTGPQGPHGLEGIRGVAGFDGCSGVDGVVGPPGRQGPPGDRGLPGPYGEKGSQGLAGEGGVNSRGAKGIMGDPGRPGLPGPSGPMGWRGDSGLRGEEGDEGIMGIKGEPGYRGDPGDITVGPPGIKGDQGEIGEPGRPATILNIDTFKHNLSIVARGDKGEKGLKGMQGVKGLKGEIGSRGQMGPYGLNGPQGYKGDQGEDGSRGKPGRRGKDGPPGPKGDKGAPGFLGLDGEDGIPGGPGEDGRPGIPGEQGPMGEPGIFDESLNEPLLPGAQGPQGPIGYMGPVGAPGIDGSKGLPGIMGPPGYPGVKGFPGRVGNPGISPKGEPGSDGRKGLPGPRGPPGFQGLPGTLGPKGFKGATVKGPDGEDGMPGTDGVPGARGDRGEPGFMGQPGYPGRGVHGMGPQGDTGPPGPPGMVGDPGTSGRPGFPGLKGPRGDDCPFCKSGLPGPKGQRGDSGFPGQKGYPGFEGLPGPRGQTGLPGTSGIPGAKGVKGNKGQSGMAGPQGLKGQKGKLIRPPLDLTLAERGPPGDIGFIGYPGLPGDGGWPGLRGDAGPPGIKGRIGDFGYPGLPGRNGSRGRDGAPGWPGAPADIPMAFLRGDKGEAGIKGQHGEVGEPGQPGEVGESVANGINAKGERGPPGVPGIKGYRGRKGDRGDMGYDGFRGIPGDDGLPGRSIQGPVGIKGFVGEKGEIGPSGEPGTRGQRGPLGFGGNKGHKGSRGEVGLATIYGEKGIDGYRGDRGDVGEPGYPGTPGRAGIMGIKGITGLPGDIGPDGPRGPPGRKGLPGIQIQGAPGIPGRPGFPGPMGQIGEPGLQGLNGIQGDVGPKGVKGEAGRVGIRGWTGDMGPVGFPGFPGIMGTPGSQGEVGDRGEDGAQGYQGQPGKPGPPGPEGVKGYRGDQGLAGLPGLDGLNGVKGVRGDEGFPGLQGLRGENALIGMKGDVGEPGVDGESGKPGIFGLKGTKGDEGSPGLAIGGYEGIKGEQGEPGPQGNPGLNGTKGELGSNGIDGPPGDIGDKGYPGNPGVPGRHGLRGMKGLMGSAGLVGSTGEKGDLGKEGEPGIMGRPGLPGDEGWQGPIGVKGEMGFKGERGERGISTRLPATKGDIGDIGFDGIPGPKGPTGDDGFFGIKGIKGERGEIGIKGMIGEDGLPGEKGQIGDQGPPGLPGLDGINAERGQKGRAGFDGLPGWPGPMGQKGAPGEYGVTGPIGERGPPGLSFQGPKGFKGMDGFTGRQGAPGKPGPRGMEGIPGLQGKPGDIGEIGSSFSAKGARGDQGWQGLKGYQGIKGDMGDAGFDGYTGMQGAKGIKGERGEEGLQGMPGLKGPRGMKGDKGKTIHPSEILPGPVGDIGPPGFPGRHGEDGPPGPSGRSGIFGVKGERGDIGFMGSVGLPGLQGAQGIKGIIGYEGYEGQRGAPGAPGRPAPPPPIPKSRGFYFTVHSQTRMIPQCPAGTSPLWEGFSLIHIVANAKAHGQDLGAPGSCLRKFSTMPYMFCNLNNVCDFAQREDYSFWLSTPEPMPIAMKPIQARDVGSYISRCQVCETSTRTIAIHSQSSEVPTCPQGWDELWIGYSFLMHTAGADAAGQSLISPGSCLREFRTRPFIECNGLGRCNYFATAVSYWLSTIDDNRMFLRPEQQTLKEDKITKVSRCSVCMRRLPGPPAGVYQGGDVRSVPNEVVRRRPYFPAGRRPYGRRYLNPRGRRQPIRVYKQVT